A single genomic interval of Flavobacteriales bacterium harbors:
- a CDS encoding type IX secretion system membrane protein PorP/SprF has product MKRRPITRALFVLFLLGAVSARARAQQDPLYSQYMFNTLAFNPGYAGSADVFTIMALTRHQWVGFEGAPSTQTLTLHSPLPVNGLSLGGTVLHDRVGPARQTGAFVDVAYRIRTGERSRLAFGLKGGVNLFQADLAGLSTVEVDPSAASISSKALPNFGFGLFWHAPRWYVGLSAPKLLENQLTEAQSAVVATAQEDRHYFLLGGAVFDLGRDLKLKPSVMLRAVAGAPLSLDVNLNLLLRERIWLGGMYRVGNAFGVMAQYQFNEQFRAGYAFDLTTTRVGAYNAGTHEVMLSYDLKFTKGRTISPRYF; this is encoded by the coding sequence ATGAAACGCCGCCCGATCACCCGCGCCCTGTTCGTGCTGTTCCTGCTGGGAGCGGTGTCCGCCCGTGCGCGTGCGCAGCAGGACCCGCTGTACAGCCAGTACATGTTCAACACGCTGGCCTTCAATCCGGGGTATGCGGGCAGTGCGGACGTGTTCACGATCATGGCCCTGACGCGCCACCAGTGGGTGGGTTTCGAGGGGGCGCCCAGCACGCAGACCCTGACGCTGCATTCGCCGCTTCCGGTGAACGGCCTGTCCCTGGGCGGCACGGTCCTGCACGATCGTGTGGGTCCGGCGCGGCAGACCGGCGCCTTCGTGGACGTGGCCTACCGCATCCGCACCGGCGAGCGCTCGCGCCTGGCCTTCGGCCTGAAAGGCGGGGTGAACCTCTTCCAGGCCGACCTCGCGGGCTTGAGCACCGTGGAGGTGGACCCGTCTGCGGCGAGCATCAGCAGCAAGGCACTGCCCAACTTCGGCTTCGGGCTGTTCTGGCACGCGCCGCGGTGGTACGTGGGCCTTTCCGCCCCCAAGCTGTTGGAGAACCAGTTGACCGAGGCCCAGAGCGCGGTGGTCGCCACCGCGCAGGAGGACCGCCACTATTTCCTGCTGGGCGGGGCGGTGTTCGACCTGGGTCGCGACCTGAAGCTGAAGCCTTCGGTGATGCTGCGCGCGGTGGCCGGTGCGCCGCTGTCGCTGGATGTGAATCTCAACCTGCTGCTGCGTGAGCGCATCTGGCTGGGCGGCATGTACCGTGTGGGCAACGCCTTCGGCGTGATGGCGCAATACCAGTTCAACGAGCAGTTCCGGGCGGGCTACGCCTTCGACCTCACCACCACGCGCGTGGGCGCCTACAACGCCGGCACGCACGAGGTGATGCTGAGCTACGACCTGAAGTTCACCAAGGGGCGGACGATCTCGCCACGCTACTTCTGA
- a CDS encoding PD40 domain-containing protein encodes MRPLRLLLLLLLPLLPPVGAVAQGGADARIRAGDQHFAQLAYALAEKEYRAAADLGAVNEHVAKRLAECNMKLGNSEEAERWYAIVVKFLNREPRDLYAYAQALKSNGKYEQAEEWMDRYLATRPPEGGAQRSNITSFARKFTDQQERFTITTLNINTPYSDMAATWCGPDQVIFSSSRNEKVGIQRRAAWNDQPFLDLYRSARQADGTLGPPTLLEGKVNSALHDGPAVCSTDGSTMYFTRNSSVRSRSGITRLGIYRARRVGNEWGGVDPFLYNNSECSVGHPALSPDGRRLYFVSDMPGGLGGSDIYVCRDLGGQWGEPENLGPVINTPYNEVTPFIAADGTLYFSSDGHPGLGGLDVFAAPPADGDRFTTAINVGAPLNGTKDDLAFIIDATGKHGYFSSNRPGGMGDDDIYAFVMHSPLEQRYLCTGVVIDDESGSPVIDVVVELQDMSGAVLASTSTDARGEYSFGVQKDKEYRVVARMKGRYEGSQHLSTEQIENQQIVARDIHLVPDAGVWLRGAVRYKDRLGFIEGMTVSVVNLTSFYSESQVTGEGGDFSFRLQANEEFEVLFEKPGYYSRSVSVSSIGIRNSVIDLNAAFDLSFEPVELGRPVRLKYIKWPDDKSLSLDPVARTEVDQLAERLKVNPALHVELAVHGDARGDGEAQLRLTQKRAQAIVDQLVTKGVPKDRVTAKGYGGMRLVNHCVPGVQCTEAEHAENRRVEYTVTEIRP; translated from the coding sequence ATGCGCCCGCTCCGCCTGCTCCTCCTGCTCCTGCTGCCGCTGCTGCCGCCGGTCGGCGCCGTGGCCCAAGGGGGCGCGGACGCGCGCATCCGCGCGGGCGATCAGCACTTCGCCCAGCTGGCCTACGCGCTGGCCGAGAAGGAGTACCGCGCGGCTGCGGACCTGGGCGCGGTGAACGAGCATGTGGCCAAGCGCCTTGCCGAGTGCAACATGAAGCTCGGCAACTCCGAGGAGGCCGAACGATGGTACGCCATCGTGGTGAAGTTCCTGAACCGCGAGCCGCGCGATCTGTACGCCTATGCGCAGGCCCTGAAGAGCAATGGCAAGTACGAGCAGGCCGAGGAGTGGATGGACCGCTACCTGGCCACGCGCCCTCCGGAGGGCGGGGCCCAGCGCAGCAACATCACCAGCTTCGCCCGCAAGTTCACCGACCAGCAGGAGCGCTTCACCATCACGACGTTGAACATCAACACGCCATACTCGGACATGGCGGCCACGTGGTGCGGCCCCGACCAGGTGATCTTCTCCAGCAGCCGCAACGAGAAGGTCGGCATCCAGCGCCGGGCGGCCTGGAACGACCAGCCCTTCCTGGACCTGTACCGGTCGGCCCGCCAGGCCGATGGGACGCTGGGCCCCCCCACGCTGCTGGAGGGCAAGGTGAACAGTGCCCTGCATGACGGCCCCGCAGTGTGCAGCACCGACGGCAGCACCATGTACTTCACCCGCAACAGCAGCGTGCGGAGCCGCAGCGGCATCACCCGGCTGGGGATCTACCGGGCGCGGCGCGTGGGCAACGAATGGGGCGGGGTGGACCCCTTCCTGTACAACAACAGCGAGTGCTCGGTGGGACACCCTGCGTTGAGCCCCGATGGCCGGCGCCTCTATTTCGTTAGCGACATGCCGGGTGGCCTCGGGGGCAGCGACATCTACGTGTGCCGCGACCTGGGCGGCCAGTGGGGCGAGCCGGAGAACCTCGGCCCGGTGATCAACACCCCGTACAACGAGGTGACGCCCTTCATCGCCGCCGATGGCACGCTCTACTTCAGCAGCGATGGGCATCCGGGCCTGGGCGGCCTCGATGTGTTCGCCGCGCCGCCCGCGGACGGGGACCGCTTCACCACGGCCATCAACGTGGGTGCACCGCTGAACGGCACGAAGGACGACCTGGCCTTCATCATCGACGCCACGGGGAAGCACGGGTACTTCAGCAGCAACCGGCCGGGCGGCATGGGCGACGATGACATCTACGCCTTCGTGATGCACAGCCCGCTGGAACAGCGCTACCTGTGCACCGGCGTGGTCATCGACGACGAGAGCGGCTCACCGGTGATCGATGTGGTCGTGGAGCTGCAGGACATGAGCGGCGCGGTGCTGGCCAGCACCAGCACCGATGCACGCGGCGAGTACTCGTTCGGGGTGCAGAAGGACAAGGAGTACCGCGTGGTGGCCCGCATGAAGGGCCGTTACGAAGGCAGCCAGCACCTCAGCACCGAGCAGATCGAGAACCAGCAGATCGTGGCGCGGGACATCCACCTGGTGCCCGATGCCGGGGTATGGTTGCGGGGCGCGGTGCGCTACAAGGACCGGCTGGGCTTCATCGAGGGCATGACGGTGAGCGTCGTGAACCTCACCAGCTTCTATTCCGAGAGCCAGGTGACCGGCGAGGGGGGCGACTTCAGTTTCAGGCTGCAGGCCAACGAGGAGTTCGAGGTGCTCTTCGAGAAGCCGGGCTATTACAGCCGCAGCGTGTCGGTCTCCTCCATCGGCATCCGCAACAGCGTCATCGACCTCAACGCGGCCTTCGACCTCAGCTTCGAGCCCGTGGAGCTGGGCCGACCGGTGCGTCTCAAGTACATCAAGTGGCCCGATGACAAGAGCCTGTCGCTGGACCCTGTGGCCCGCACCGAGGTGGACCAGCTGGCCGAACGGCTCAAGGTGAACCCCGCGCTGCATGTGGAGCTGGCGGTGCACGGCGATGCGCGCGGTGATGGCGAGGCGCAGCTCAGGCTCACGCAGAAACGTGCGCAGGCCATCGTGGACCAGCTCGTGACCAAGGGCGTTCCGAAGGACCGCGTCACCGCCAAGGGATACGGCGGCATGCGCCTGGTGAACCATTGCGTGCCCGGGGTGCAGTGCACCGAGGCTGAACATGCCGAGAACCGTCGCGTGGAATACACCGTCACCGAGATCCGACCCTGA
- a CDS encoding rhodanese-like domain-containing protein: MHTSIRLLFAPLLLSMSVSLHAQEAGVECDPARFAKVIADKAGQVLDVRTPEEWATGVIAGARFIDFNAGGFKSAAAAMLDRTKPVFVYCAAGGRSYRASKQLKELGFAEVYDLVGGMGAWKEAGMPTVPYARDAKR; encoded by the coding sequence ATGCACACCTCCATTCGCCTCCTGTTCGCGCCGCTCCTCCTGTCCATGTCGGTGTCCCTGCACGCGCAGGAGGCCGGCGTGGAGTGCGACCCGGCGCGGTTCGCCAAGGTCATCGCCGACAAGGCCGGCCAGGTGCTTGATGTGCGCACGCCCGAGGAATGGGCCACCGGGGTGATCGCCGGAGCGCGCTTCATCGACTTCAACGCCGGCGGCTTCAAGTCCGCCGCTGCGGCCATGCTGGACAGGACGAAGCCCGTGTTCGTCTACTGCGCGGCGGGAGGTCGCAGCTACCGCGCGAGCAAGCAACTCAAGGAGCTCGGCTTCGCCGAGGTGTACGACCTGGTGGGCGGCATGGGCGCCTGGAAGGAGGCGGGCATGCCCACCGTGCCCTACGCCAGGGACGCGAAGCGGTAG
- a CDS encoding polysaccharide deacetylase family protein — MPGALWRMPARDRVLYLTFDDGPDPQLTPWVLDELAAVDARATFFCRGDRATARPDLVERMRTDGHAVGGHTWDHPDGWRTPQRAFLRNVLRGQRVVGGMLFRPPYGRLTPAQLLALRRRLRVVMWDVLSRDYDIRCTAQQCLDRTLRLARPGSIVVFHDAPKAADRLRVVLPEALKHWRDAGYRFASLA, encoded by the coding sequence ATGCCGGGGGCGTTGTGGCGCATGCCGGCCCGTGACCGGGTGCTGTACCTCACCTTCGACGACGGGCCCGACCCGCAGCTGACCCCGTGGGTGCTGGACGAACTGGCGGCCGTGGATGCCCGCGCCACCTTCTTCTGCCGGGGCGATCGCGCCACCGCACGCCCGGACCTGGTGGAGCGCATGCGGACCGACGGTCATGCCGTGGGCGGTCACACCTGGGACCACCCCGACGGCTGGCGAACTCCGCAGAGGGCCTTTCTGCGCAACGTGCTGCGCGGCCAGCGCGTGGTGGGCGGCATGCTCTTCCGCCCCCCTTACGGCCGCCTCACACCGGCCCAGCTCCTCGCCCTGCGGCGCCGCCTCCGTGTGGTGATGTGGGATGTGCTCTCGCGCGACTATGACATCCGCTGCACCGCGCAGCAGTGCCTGGACCGTACGCTGCGACTGGCGCGCCCGGGCTCCATCGTCGTGTTCCACGATGCGCCGAAAGCGGCCGACCGGCTGCGCGTGGTGCTACCCGAAGCGCTGAAGCACTGGCGGGATGCGGGCTACCGCTTCGCGTCCCTGGCGTAG
- a CDS encoding DUF2723 domain-containing protein produces the protein MDFKRLNIITGWLMFLVAAITYIATIEPTSSFWDCGEFIATAYKLEVGHPPGAPLFMILARAFSAFVSPEQVPVAINVISALASAFTILFLFWSITHMAHKLATRDGEALTAGRTIAILGSGLVGSLAYTWSDSFWFSAVEGEVYALSSFFTAIVFWAILKWESEADQPHNKRWLILIAYLMGLSIGVHLLNLLCIPAIAFVYYFKKHKVTPMGVLWTLVISALILGAIQAVIIPGLVKTAGWFELRFVNDMSLPFNTGNLVYGLLLVGLIVWGLLWSQRQGRDILNTIILGVSVIIVGYSTYALIVIRSTANPPIDENNPENVFNLLSYLNREQYGDRPLLLGQFWDSELSNEREDGTPVYTATWQATKGGRPVKQFYDRWTAQHWLEANPGHEIDHAYVITDPRKGTEPVYDPRFTMLFPRMYSNQRGHVEEYKSWSRFKGTPIRTTDREGKPTIINKPTFGENMRFFVDYQLNWMYWRYFMWNFAGRQNDVQGHGNIVDGNWLTGIDLIDEQRLGSQKNLPGSMTWNKAYNKLYLLPLLLGVIGLVYQLFRHLRDWSVVMLLFFFTGIAIVIYLNQTPLQPRERDYAYVGSFYAFAIWIGLGVYALFDAARSLSQRDLVYAVGGGLGLGLLKFLVETISGDDHAVSFSIFYLAVAGGAALALFHLLGKATRGERVPALLASALGLLVPLHMMSETWDDHDRSIRTPARDLASDYLNSCAPNAILFTNGDNDTFPLWYAQEVEGIRTDIRIVNLSLLNTDWYIDQMRRQAYESAPVPFGLAPEKYRQGTRDIVAVIPSQNQKGVYVDVKAAMDFVANDRNMQPLFSRGTKDAYFPTNKFRIPVDSAKVVQNGTVALKDTALIVDNVDWQINKQVLLKNQLMVLDLLANFNWDRPIYFAVTTGPDSYLSLQNHFQLEGLTYRLVPIFTKNDNPNLSGRVGTDVMFDNVMNKFVWGNMDSQEDIYLDENILRMTTNLRLQLSSLADALTDEGRKEDALKVLNLTMEKMPERNVPFDRIMLPVIESFYKAGGTEKANELAERLFTIMEENLAWYTSLEPRFAEKVSNEMAITHAVMDRIVTTAKVIHKQQELADRLQQRMDAAEEAYEQKLMELESAGRKTSKMRF, from the coding sequence ATGGACTTCAAGCGCCTCAACATCATCACCGGCTGGCTCATGTTCCTGGTGGCCGCCATCACCTACATCGCCACCATCGAGCCCACCAGCAGCTTCTGGGACTGCGGGGAGTTCATCGCCACGGCCTACAAGCTGGAGGTGGGCCACCCGCCCGGCGCACCCCTGTTCATGATCCTGGCCCGCGCCTTCAGCGCCTTCGTAAGCCCCGAGCAGGTGCCCGTGGCCATCAACGTGATCAGCGCCCTGGCCAGCGCCTTCACCATCCTGTTCCTGTTCTGGAGCATCACCCACATGGCCCACAAGCTGGCCACGCGCGACGGGGAGGCCCTCACCGCCGGACGCACCATCGCCATCCTGGGCAGCGGCCTGGTTGGCAGCCTGGCCTACACGTGGAGCGACAGCTTCTGGTTCAGCGCCGTGGAAGGCGAGGTGTACGCGCTCTCCAGCTTCTTCACCGCCATCGTGTTCTGGGCCATCCTGAAGTGGGAGAGCGAGGCCGACCAGCCCCACAACAAGCGCTGGCTCATCCTCATCGCCTACCTCATGGGCCTCAGCATCGGCGTGCACCTGCTCAACCTGCTGTGCATCCCGGCCATCGCCTTCGTGTACTACTTCAAGAAGCACAAGGTGACCCCGATGGGCGTGCTGTGGACCCTGGTGATCAGCGCGCTGATCCTGGGCGCCATCCAGGCGGTGATCATCCCCGGCCTGGTGAAGACGGCCGGCTGGTTCGAGCTGCGCTTCGTGAACGACATGAGCCTGCCCTTCAACACCGGCAACCTGGTGTACGGCCTGCTGCTGGTGGGCCTCATCGTGTGGGGCCTGCTCTGGAGCCAGCGCCAGGGCCGCGACATCCTCAACACCATCATCCTCGGGGTGTCCGTCATCATCGTGGGCTACAGCACCTATGCCCTCATCGTCATCCGCAGCACCGCCAACCCGCCCATCGACGAGAACAACCCGGAGAACGTCTTCAACCTGCTGAGCTACCTGAACCGCGAGCAGTACGGCGACCGCCCCCTGCTGCTGGGCCAGTTCTGGGACAGCGAGCTCAGCAACGAGCGTGAGGACGGCACCCCGGTGTACACCGCCACCTGGCAGGCCACCAAGGGCGGCCGCCCGGTGAAGCAGTTCTACGACCGCTGGACCGCCCAGCACTGGCTGGAGGCCAACCCCGGCCACGAGATCGACCACGCCTACGTGATCACCGACCCGCGCAAGGGCACCGAACCGGTGTACGACCCGCGCTTCACCATGCTCTTCCCCCGCATGTACAGCAACCAGCGCGGCCATGTGGAGGAGTACAAGTCCTGGAGCCGCTTCAAGGGCACCCCCATCCGCACCACCGACCGCGAAGGCAAGCCCACCATCATCAACAAGCCCACCTTCGGGGAGAACATGCGCTTCTTCGTGGACTACCAGCTCAATTGGATGTACTGGCGCTACTTCATGTGGAACTTCGCCGGCCGCCAGAACGACGTGCAGGGCCACGGCAACATCGTGGACGGCAACTGGCTCACCGGCATCGACCTGATCGACGAGCAGCGCCTGGGCAGCCAGAAGAACCTGCCCGGCAGCATGACCTGGAACAAGGCCTACAACAAGCTGTACCTGCTGCCCCTGCTGCTGGGAGTCATCGGCCTGGTGTACCAGCTGTTCCGCCACCTGCGCGACTGGTCGGTGGTGATGCTGCTGTTCTTCTTCACGGGCATCGCCATCGTGATCTACCTGAACCAGACGCCCCTGCAGCCCCGTGAGCGCGACTATGCCTACGTGGGCAGCTTCTACGCTTTCGCCATCTGGATCGGCCTGGGCGTGTACGCCCTGTTCGATGCGGCCCGCTCGCTCTCGCAGCGCGATCTGGTCTACGCCGTGGGCGGCGGCCTGGGTCTGGGCCTGTTGAAGTTCCTGGTGGAGACGATCAGCGGAGACGACCACGCCGTGAGCTTCTCCATCTTCTACCTCGCGGTGGCCGGTGGCGCTGCGCTCGCGCTCTTCCACCTGCTGGGCAAGGCCACGCGCGGCGAACGGGTGCCCGCCCTGCTGGCCTCGGCCCTGGGCCTGCTGGTGCCCCTGCACATGATGTCGGAGACCTGGGACGACCACGACCGCTCCATCCGCACACCGGCGCGCGACCTGGCCAGCGATTACCTGAACAGCTGCGCCCCCAACGCCATCCTCTTCACCAACGGCGACAACGACACCTTCCCCCTGTGGTACGCCCAGGAGGTGGAGGGCATCCGCACGGACATCCGCATCGTGAACCTGAGCCTGCTGAACACCGACTGGTACATCGATCAGATGCGCCGCCAGGCCTACGAGAGCGCCCCGGTGCCCTTCGGCCTGGCCCCCGAGAAGTACCGCCAGGGCACCCGCGACATCGTGGCGGTGATCCCCAGCCAGAACCAGAAGGGCGTGTACGTGGACGTGAAGGCCGCCATGGACTTCGTGGCCAACGACCGCAACATGCAACCCCTCTTCTCGCGCGGCACCAAGGACGCCTACTTCCCCACCAACAAGTTCCGCATCCCGGTGGACAGCGCCAAGGTGGTGCAGAACGGCACCGTGGCCCTGAAGGATACCGCGCTGATCGTGGACAACGTGGACTGGCAGATCAACAAGCAGGTGCTGCTGAAGAACCAGTTGATGGTGCTCGACCTGCTGGCCAACTTCAACTGGGACCGCCCCATCTACTTCGCCGTCACCACGGGCCCGGACAGCTACCTGAGCCTGCAGAACCACTTCCAGCTGGAGGGCCTCACCTACCGCCTGGTGCCCATCTTCACCAAGAACGACAACCCCAACCTGAGCGGCCGCGTGGGCACCGACGTGATGTTCGACAACGTGATGAACAAGTTCGTGTGGGGCAACATGGACAGCCAGGAGGACATCTACCTGGATGAGAACATCCTGCGCATGACCACCAACCTGCGCCTGCAGCTGAGCAGCCTGGCCGACGCGCTCACCGACGAGGGCCGCAAGGAGGACGCGCTGAAGGTGCTGAACCTCACCATGGAGAAGATGCCCGAGCGCAACGTGCCCTTCGACCGCATCATGCTGCCGGTGATCGAGTCCTTCTACAAGGCCGGCGGCACGGAGAAGGCGAACGAACTGGCCGAGCGGCTCTTCACCATCATGGAGGAGAACCTCGCCTGGTACACCAGCCTGGAGCCGCGCTTCGCCGAGAAGGTGAGCAACGAGATGGCCATCACCCACGCGGTGATGGACCGCATCGTCACCACCGCCAAGGTGATCCACAAGCAGCAGGAGCTGGCCGACCGCCTGCAGCAACGCATGGACGCCGCCGAGGAGGCCTACGAGCAGAAGCTGATGGAGCTGGAGAGCGCCGGGCGCAAGACCAGCAAGATGCGCTTCTGA